ttttagtaaaagCTTTGGCCAACAATCACAcaatatcataataataaaacttgtTACAAAGTTGGGGCACGTAAGTTGATGTTGATCTATGAATAGTAAAATCTAggaataaatcaaacaaagcCATCGGCTGGTTTTTATAGTCAAGAAAAAGTTAGTTGGGAATGGTGTTTCTTGACTTTCCTTTTATATTcactgaaaataataataaaaaatgcatgaatataagtataaataaaagaggatttgcaaaatttatttatttacttgattGAATATTATACATTCATGTGAAAGATAAGACTGCATAGGGTAATAAGAGCAAACCAGTTGCcccttttaataaaaatatatgcagTGTCAATCAATTTggtgtcatttttttttaatagaaaaagccATGGCTCTCTTTCTTGAGTACTTGTATTTTATATGGGTTTTGTAGGTGGACCATATGATTCAAATGGTAGCATCTGTTGTCACTTTTTGCTTCTTAACAACTATACTCTTGTGGAAGGGGGGGTACCCTTTTTTCTGCTTAACAAACACATGCTTTGCtcttaacaattaaatttgtcCATGGCAGTTGGCCATTCATGGTCCCCCTTATCCATGTGCCCATGTAGCTCATCACACTCacaatcttttgtttttcctaaCCAAATTTTTGGAGTGAATTTTTAAAGCCCTCCACCCCACTTAAAGCCATTAGAATTCAttaaaactaataaacaaCAACTTAATTATAACATATAATTTGTACTATATATGTTTCTTTCATTCCCCACTAACCTCAAATACTTAAAACTTGGTTGGTTAGGCTTAGGAATTGTACATAAATTGTTACCCGTCCCTTTCTCAAccttaatctaaaaaattaaagcattaatTAAGAACTCGACAATgatatttaagtttttctcGCTCAATTTATCTTACATTATTAGctattcaaaaatgaaaatctagACAAATTTGGTTTCATTTAGGTACAATATGTTGAATTCTACTTACTTTAATGAGCACTATTATAAGCGCAAATTGTGGTGTTTATCACTTGATAGCATCATTTGGtgcttttatttctttatctgAGAAAATTACTAGACTAATCGAATTCTAGATAAGATTTTTGACAGAATTAAGAAAAttctaaaagtttaaaaattgaGACGcctaaaattttgacataattaataaacttgTACTTATGTATTCTACTTATGTTCTTGGCAGTTTCAATTTCTCAATCATGCTCTTATAATTTTCATGTTATTGAGTTATATTTGGCAAAACAAGAtgtaaatagtaataatatcaaaattttacataGAGAAAATTCTTGATACATTGATTCCTCCTCCCTATCCACAAAGCAATGGTTGGTGGCCCAAATCTTTGAAAATCTAACAGTCTGAGAGAGTCACCATCAAAGCTTCTGGCTAATAAAACAGTGGATAATTAAGATACATGGGCAAACTGTCACCATTGTGATAATGAATGTGCGGGTCGTATGATGGCAAAGCAACAAGCTATTATTGgttatcatttttccttttccttcttttttggAAGGGGGGAAAGAAAACTTCTAAACTTTTTCAAGATTTTCAACTGCTATTTTTTCTTACTCCTGGGGTAATTTTGATgacaaaggaaaaaagaggGCTTAGAAAGACAATATGTTTCTATAATAAAGGAATATGCTGGTAGTTCTTACATTAGGGCCAGAGACTTGTGATTGAATATGGATCACTCTGCCTCTAGCTTTTTaaccataattttatttaccagTACGAGGTAGCGTTAAAATGGAGAGACCTTGATTGAACATGGATCAATCTGCCTCTAGCTTATaactataatttcatttatcaGTACAAGGTGGCATTAAAAAGGCTTATGTCTATTAATGTTCCAAAATCACTTAATCACCCAAATGTTGAAACACAACACCTTTCAAGGGGAAAACAACTTAACAGATTGTTTTCCTCTTTAAATGCCTATTGCTCACTTGAGTTTGAGTCTTCTTATCTTCTTCATGCTTTCAAATGGACAAATTGTCTTAAAACTCAGAAAGATTGTTCAACATGAAGTGAAGAAGCTTCAGGATTTCTGTGCGAACAGTTCACAGGTAATGATATCATCCATGGTGGCAGACCTCCCCGCACCTAAGACCGGAACAAGGTTAAAGATGGAATCTCcatcaattttcatccttGGATTCATTACAGCAAGTTCATCAAACGCACTGGAGAATATGGCTGAAAGTGTCACCATTGGCATGCTAAGGCTTGTTGGGAAGTATAGCCTCAAATTCTGAGTAAAAGTGAAAGCACAAAGTgagaataataatgaaaacaaGAATTAGAAAACTAAGAAGAAACAGTATATCAATATCAGGCAATTGCACTTGCCAATTGCAGTGTTTGTGGGAGGAACTTACTGTTACATCTTCCCATGAGAAATTGTTTtccacaataattttattcagaAGATAAATGCAAAACCGAGATAGTCTTCCCATTCCCCCATCTGCCTGAGAAGTTTGACAATCCTTGCTTTGACCGGCATCAAGAGACTCAGAACAGATCCTTGCAGCAATTTCACATGTGATAGATAGAATAACGGCACATATCTTTTCATGAACAACACACTTCTGGAAGCAAGACTCATGCCAGTCTGCATGCTGAAAACCCCAGTGACTGGGTGCCTTCATACAAGACAGGTCTTGTACAATTTCACTGACTGTTTCTGAATCATCGGTAACATAAAGTATGGGCTTTATTTCCACAAATGCACTGAAAATCCAGAAAGAAATCAGGGAACGATTCAGTTAAGCGTAATGTATAACACCTTCAATGGTAAAATGATATACTGCTTTGTTTGGTAAATTCATGATATTACTGCTATGAATTTCAGACACTATCCAGATTTGAGAAACAGAACATTAAATCAGGAAGATACTACTAGCCTTAGTGATTCAACATATAGAGATATACCTCTTTGGCAGATTGGAGGCAAGGACAAATAGGAAAATTGGATCAAGAACTTTAGACATGCTTCTTTCTTCAAAATGCCAGACTCTCATTTGCTTTAGAAAAGCATCAAGCTTTTCCTGTATTTTGAGTCTCTCTGATGATGCAACATAAGTCGAACAGTAAACAACAAAGTAAATAGCGGAGGTAGATATTGaacaattaaagcactttGCCACAGCTTCACTGTTTTGTAGTGCTTGTTCCAGCTCTACAGTTGGGCCTCCGTTGCAGAGAGTCATCGTGGGAGGGTCAAGGCCCAATTGGCCAGCCATCTGAAGTACTTCTTTGTGCAAGGTTGCCTGAAAATGATAGATTGAATTAAATAGGTACATGGCAATTTGAAAAAGACAGGACCATGTGATGGTAGAAGCCATGTACACATAATCAAAGGTCTCCTAGGAAAAATTTAATGAGTGTTCGCGTACAAGCAAGCGTCCATCTCAATTCTCACTCAAAATTAAGCATGGCAGCTAAAATTATCATTGGGAACTTCAAATGGTCCTCCATCAGAGAGCACAGAGTAAAACTTCTCTTGGCATCAAAGAAATTGTGCTCATGACACGTATCCCAATCCGACCAACTGTTAAACATTTTTACAAAGACGGTATTGGCGGTGGCAGTGGCAGCAATTGTGAGAGTgcagttatttttaaaattttcatatttctaAATGTAAAGTTCAAAACAATTCTGGGACTAGTTTGCAAACATGGTAAAATAAGACTATTACCAACTACATCTGGAACTTATTTCACCATCATTTCCAAGAATAGAAAAAGAATACAGGAAAAGCATTGGTAGAAACAGACGCTAATTGGCAGAAGGTCAAATGTAAAAGCAAAGAACTTATTATACCTGACTATATGGTCCAATGCAACTAGGTGCCCAGCAAGAAATACTTTGTACGTGCAAAACTCTTTTGCTTTGGTCATTTGCCACGAGAACTTCAATGTATGCCTTTCCCAGACCCACTTCCAACAAAGGCAGCTCAATTGTACTGCGGGAAGGAACACCACATGGGCACTTCTCATGTGTAATAAATTTCACATATGTCTCATTTGCTACTGCAAATTCATTCATATCAGAAATGTAAAGATGTATATAGAGGACATGCCCCCAATCAAAACCATATCTGACAAGTTTTGATTCAATTTGCTTTAGTACAACTCTTAGATCATCGAGCAATCCTGCCATCAgaaaaaacctaaaacaatcaggcacaagaaaaaaataagcaGCAAAAGCAACAAAGACTTGCACATGGTTTCCAGTCCATATGCATCATCCTAGTTGTGTTTACCTGCTGAAGTTTTTTGTGTTTCTTGCAACCAGCAGCATATGGAAAATGTATTATCCTTCTTTGTCCTAGAAATGTTAAGTCTGTTATCAGTAACTTCAACTGAATCGGTGACCTCAGCTACAGGCAGGCACATAGCCTCAGAGTTTTGAGGACACTCTCCTTGCACTTCAAAAACTAATCCTGTTTTCTCCTGAATGGAATTCTCAGTTTCTCTCCTGCCACTTAATGAGGCAGATCCTGCCTTATATTCCAAATGAAATGCCAAGGGATGTAAGACCCCAACTGGAGCTATGGAATCTGCAGAGTGCAGGACAACTTGAAATTCATCGAGCACAATTCGGGCATTctgaaattaaaaacttacTAAGTCCCAGAAAAATGGCAAAAGAATAATGACCACGATTTTTGTTACCACCAATGatgttaattttgataacaaataatGCTTAGTACACCAGAGGCATGCACCACATACAGACACAAATGCAgacaaatgaaatgaagatgAATAACATACAAATGCAACCGAAAATTTGCTCCTCACATACCAGAAGTGTTTTCACAAGAATGAAGGagaaatagagagaaaaaaaatagagaataatTGGATAAAACTGATCAACCAAACAGTAATCTAGATGAACTTACGACAAAGAGAGGACAATCAAGTGTCAGTGTTTCATATTCTCCTCCTTCACCACACACATTTATGCCATACGACCTGCCAAAGATATGGCCAAATAGAcagaataaatatttaactatGCTTGGAGAATGCGGGGAACTTCATGATATAGAAGAGAAACTGAGgattaggggaaaaaaaaaaaggaagaaaaagcaTGGCTTACTCTTTCAACTTATGCAAATATGGATCCAAGAATGCTATTTCTTTGCCCAAGTGTTTTCCAGGTTCCAAGCCCATAGCTGCAACCTGCAATGTGAGATGTTTCACTTAATATGCAATTGAGTATATacatataagaaaaatgagattGTATTAGTTAAACTAAACAGACTACAAGATGAAGAAACTGAACTTCCAATATCGGCAAAGTGAGTGCACATGCATAACCGTAAAAACATAAGTTTCTTCCATGGAACATCAGTtggaaaaatctttaattCATGGACAATTCTCGTAGGataaagatttcataaaaaataggTCCTCAAACTTActttctatttttcctttaggACGACAAAGATTGTTATGTCGTTGCCACAGGCAGCATTTCACAAAGATTTAGGCAATATATGAAatgcaataaaatatttgcaacAAAGCTTCTAAATTGgctaaaataaatagaaaacggTATGTAAGATCATATAAAAATGCTAATATCAAATTTAGTAAGTCATAATGTCAAACACAATGACAGAAAGAAGTTGCAAAGCGgccacaaaaaaattaaaccataCCTTGACTGTAATAGCATTGATGCCATTTGTTATCTGGacagaataaaaatgaaacatcTGATGAGACAGGCAATATGAATGTTAATCAACTAtcaaaaatatgaaaacatcTGATGAGACAGGCAATCAGAATGTTAATCAACTATCTCAATCATGTTCATGAATTAGAAATTTACCATTTCTTGAAGGAGCAATGACTGGTCTTGTTTCCACAAATATGCCAGTGAAACTAACCCTAACCTAGAACAAACACTTTCTACACGTAGCCTCTGGTAATCTGAAGCAATTGCACCAGATGATACAGCTGTGACAGAAGGTATTTGTCTTTTCACttcatttaacaaaatatacatatcttcAACCTCATCTCCTGGAGTCATTCTGTAGCTAAGCTTTTGGTGcctatataaataataaagcacaaatctattgtcaaaaattgcaaaaattttctaaaaggaCGAATCTATGAATAAAACAATTGCAGCTTTTCTTTcccttataaatttaaatagagaagctgttaataaaaatgaattcaatCATAAAACTTTGTAATATATTCCAAAAGTTTCCAtcatttaaacaattaaatctcTAAATGGGGCATTATTCCATCATTTAAGCAACTAAATCTATAAATGGGGCACTATCTTTCACATTTCTCAAGGGACACAAATGAGCATGCTTATAGATGCCACTTAAGAGATTATGTATGCtagaaaaggaaattaaaattcagAATCCATTCTTTTAGCATAGTAGTCTAGGGCAGCTCATTCCATATttgttttagtaatttttaatcACATAATTCATAGGTACTAGCTATCAAATTAGTGAAAATGCAACTTAATACATACCTACTCAATTAGCTAGAATTATTCTAGTATtgctaaaataagaaaatgtcAAGATCATAAATGGGCTAAAGTACAAATCATGACATGACCCATGAATGCGGAAATCCCCATactaattaaagaaaaaaattcgaaattgCATGAAACAAAGACAAAATGATTTACCGCATAAAACGGCTTGCCTTGTGGATCCATGTATCCGTCTTCTGAACAATGGCAATCCCATGCACTCTGCATAGCTCACAATTATTTGGTGCCCAACCTAGCAGGAGAGAGGGGGGAAAAAGGCATTCAATAACTCAAAtcatataataaacaaaacaaatcattttACACCAACTTAAAATGTGAACTGCTTTTTAGTCAAAGCACTTTCTACAAAACCACTCAACAGAGCTTCTCCAAAATGAACTTCCAAGTAATCaaaatgcttttttttatatattgtaataaccaattgaaaaaaataaaataaaaagaaatttccatctgaatttacaaaaagaaattgcagTGATATTTCAAGAAACCTTTGGCGGATGGTTGGCAGTATTTCTTTGCAGAAGCACTGCAATATGTACCCCTACACAAAATCGATTTTCAAAAGCTGTTGTTCCTATGAAACTAAAAGCACTCCCAATCCCAGACACATCCACTTCTAGcctaaaatcacttttaagcGAAACAAATGTCTAGCCTTCTCCAAAAGtaaaaacatcatttttattttagcttaGTATAATACACTTCGAATTCTCGATAGCACCTCTTTACAATTAAAGATTCAATATGAATGTacttaaaagataaagattaTAACACAAAATTAGTTACTGACTACGAGAGACTACTTACAGTTTGATACATGTAGCTATCCAATTCATCAACTGAATCATCAGCCGGCATCAAATTCGCCAAAGCGACAATCTACACATTGCCAATCACAAATTACcattacataaaaataattaaaaattaattgatgatAACAGCAACAAACCTGGTGACCGTATTGGATACACTTCATCATGGCGTAACAGCTGTCCTTGCCGCCGCTGACTAAAGCCACCACCTtcatcttctctttctttgccTGTTGCCGCTGTTACTGTCACTACCAATTGCTACTCACGACTGGTTTAGGGTTACTACTAGTACTACTGATCGCACAGGCATTTTGGGTAATTCCATCTTGATCCCTGAAGTTTggtgaaatcataataattagcAACTTTTTCACGCGATGTTGCGGGTGACAATTCGTGCTTTTGTCTtgtgtctttttatttttccgtatcaaatttaagtaaatataaattcaacttatttattattattttttaaaaatagtaaataaataagttaacataatattaaatatgacacaaataaatttatgatataatatgaatatgacatgaataattaatttagtattaagtaaatatgtattagttttttttaacaatattattatatgttaACCAATATTCATGTCGTAAGCAAGTAAATATGTTGAAGTGTGGTCCAATACAAGTATGACACGTTTATTATTCGTGGTATTGTGTCAATCTATTTATTGATTGTGTTAATTTGTATCAacattaattcaataaaatcatATCGCATCCATGTTATGACCTAAAATGTCGTCCTTACGTTAAATAGAGAGTCTATAGCCCCATTGAAGTTACAATAGTTTGAAAATGGGTCggtttgttaaaaaaaaaattatgagaatGAGATATTTAGTTTAGGTTTTGTATCTTCTTGTGTTTGTAAGCAATGACATactttatcttaaaaatatgTATAGGATAGCTTAAATCTTTCTTTCCATtcatatcattttcttttcttttttttttctcaaaagaaaaagtggATTATTAGCATATGCATAAGGAATTAATGCTTGATAATGAAGAATCGCTAGATCGTGAACTAATGAGCGGATATAAAAATCGTAACCCTATTAATTAAGGTCTTATTTGGTATTgagaaattgtaatttttaagtt
This window of the Citrus sinensis cultivar Valencia sweet orange chromosome 8, DVS_A1.0, whole genome shotgun sequence genome carries:
- the LOC102624743 gene encoding diphthine--ammonia ligase isoform X4; this translates as MRHQKLSYRMTPGDEVEDMYILLNEVKRQIPSVTAVSSGAIASDYQRLRVESVCSRLGLVSLAYLWKQDQSLLLQEMMFHFYSVQITNGINAITVKVAAMGLEPGKHLGKEIAFLDPYLHKLKESYGINVCGEGGEYETLTLDCPLFVNARIVLDEFQVVLHSADSIAPVGVLHPLAFHLEYKAGSASLSGRRETENSIQEKTGLVFEVQGECPQNSEAMCLPVAEVTDSVEVTDNRLNISRTKKDNTFSICCWLQETQKTSAGLLDDLRVVLKQIESKLVRYGFDWGHVLYIHLYISDMNEFAVANETYVKFITHEKCPCGVPSRSTIELPLLEVGLGKAYIEVLVANDQSKRVLHVQSISCWAPSCIGPYSQATLHKEVLQMAGQLGLDPPTMTLCNGGPTVELEQALQNSEAVAKCFNCSISTSAIYFVVYCSTYVASSERLKIQEKLDAFLKQMRVWHFEERSMSKVLDPIFLFVLASNLPKSAFVEIKPILYVTDDSETVSEIVQDLSCMKAPSHWGFQHADWHESCFQKCVVHEKICAVILSITCEIAARICSESLDAGQSKDCQTSQADGGMGRLSRFCIYLLNKIIVENNFSWEDVTNLRLYFPTSLSMPMVTLSAIFSSAFDELAVMNPRMKIDGDSIFNLVPVLGAGRSATMDDIITCELFAQKS
- the LOC102624743 gene encoding diphthine--ammonia ligase isoform X2; translation: MKVVALVSGGKDSCYAMMKCIQYGHQIVALANLMPADDSVDELDSYMYQTVGHQIIVSYAECMGLPLFRRRIHGSTRHQKLSYRMTPGDEVEDMYILLNEVKRQIPSVTAVSSGAIASDYQRLRVESVCSRLGLVSLAYLWKQDQSLLLQEMITNGINAITVKVAAMGLEPGKHLGKEIAFLDPYLHKLKESYGINVCGEGGEYETLTLDCPLFVNARIVLDEFQVVLHSADSIAPVGVLHPLAFHLEYKAGSASLSGRRETENSIQEKTGLVFEVQGECPQNSEAMCLPVAEVTDSVEVTDNRLNISRTKKDNTFSICCWLQETQKTSAGLLDDLRVVLKQIESKLVRYGFDWGHVLYIHLYISDMNEFAVANETYVKFITHEKCPCGVPSRSTIELPLLEVGLGKAYIEVLVANDQSKRVLHVQSISCWAPSCIGPYSQATLHKEVLQMAGQLGLDPPTMTLCNGGPTVELEQALQNSEAVAKCFNCSISTSAIYFVVYCSTYVASSERLKIQEKLDAFLKQMRVWHFEERSMSKVLDPIFLFVLASNLPKSAFVEIKPILYVTDDSETVSEIVQDLSCMKAPSHWGFQHADWHESCFQKCVVHEKICAVILSITCEIAARICSESLDAGQSKDCQTSQADGGMGRLSRFCIYLLNKIIVENNFSWEDVTNLRLYFPTSLSMPMVTLSAIFSSAFDELAVMNPRMKIDGDSIFNLVPVLGAGRSATMDDIITCELFAQKS
- the LOC102624743 gene encoding diphthine--ammonia ligase isoform X1; the encoded protein is MKVVALVSGGKDSCYAMMKCIQYGHQIVALANLMPADDSVDELDSYMYQTVGHQIIVSYAECMGLPLFRRRIHGSTRHQKLSYRMTPGDEVEDMYILLNEVKRQIPSVTAVSSGAIASDYQRLRVESVCSRLGLVSLAYLWKQDQSLLLQEMMFHFYSVQITNGINAITVKVAAMGLEPGKHLGKEIAFLDPYLHKLKESYGINVCGEGGEYETLTLDCPLFVNARIVLDEFQVVLHSADSIAPVGVLHPLAFHLEYKAGSASLSGRRETENSIQEKTGLVFEVQGECPQNSEAMCLPVAEVTDSVEVTDNRLNISRTKKDNTFSICCWLQETQKTSAGLLDDLRVVLKQIESKLVRYGFDWGHVLYIHLYISDMNEFAVANETYVKFITHEKCPCGVPSRSTIELPLLEVGLGKAYIEVLVANDQSKRVLHVQSISCWAPSCIGPYSQATLHKEVLQMAGQLGLDPPTMTLCNGGPTVELEQALQNSEAVAKCFNCSISTSAIYFVVYCSTYVASSERLKIQEKLDAFLKQMRVWHFEERSMSKVLDPIFLFVLASNLPKSAFVEIKPILYVTDDSETVSEIVQDLSCMKAPSHWGFQHADWHESCFQKCVVHEKICAVILSITCEIAARICSESLDAGQSKDCQTSQADGGMGRLSRFCIYLLNKIIVENNFSWEDVTNLRLYFPTSLSMPMVTLSAIFSSAFDELAVMNPRMKIDGDSIFNLVPVLGAGRSATMDDIITCELFAQKS
- the LOC102624743 gene encoding diphthine--ammonia ligase isoform X3, coding for MKVVALVSGGKDSCYAMMKCIQYGHQIVALANLMPADDSVDELDSYMYQTVGHQIIVSYAECMGLPLFRRRIHGSTRHQKLSYRMTPGDEVEDMYILLNEVKRQIPSVTAVSSGAIASDYQRLRVESVCSRLGLVSLAYLWKQDQSLLLQEMMFHFYSVQITNGINAITVKVAAMGLEPGKHLGKEIAFLDPYLHKLKESYGINVCGEGGEYETLTLDCPLFVNARIVLDEFQVVLHSADSIAPVGVLHPLAFHLEYKAGSASLSGRRETENSIQEKTGLVFEVQGECPQNSEAMCLPVAEVTDSVEVTDNRLNISRTKKDNTFSICCWLQETQKTSAGLLDDLRVVLKQIESKLVRYGFDWGHVLYIHLYISDMNEFAVANETYVKFITHEKCPCGVPSRSTIELPLLEVGLGKAYIEVLVANDQSKRVLHVQSISCWAPSCIGPYSQATLHKEVLQMAGQLGLDPPTMTLCNGGPTVELEQALQNSEAVAKCFNCSISTSAIYFVVYCSTYVASSERLKIQEKLDAFLKQMRVWHFEERSMSKVLDPIFLFVLASNLPKSAFVEIKPILYVTDDSETVSEIVQDLSCMKAPSHWGFQHADWHESCFQKCVVHEKICAVILSITCEIAARICSESLDAGQSKDCQTSQADGGMGRLSRFCIYLLNKIIVENNFSWEDVTVSSSHKHCN